From a region of the Bacteroidia bacterium genome:
- a CDS encoding phosphoglucomutase/phosphomannomutase family protein — protein sequence MTAPKIIFGTDGWRAIIAEDFTLQNLSRVAKATGLWIRKNYPNKLTVAVGYDCRFMGAKFAQHVADILSQMGIRVILSTDFCSTPMVSLATVHFNCAAGIIITASHNPPEYNGYKIKGYFGGPATPEMISEIESLIDTPIDTNFSPAGIEKENFETLYLNHLKQNFDIELIRKKIHVVYDAMYGAGQRVLQHLGLNGTFLRCEYNPSFMGQAPEPIHKNLIQLSKTVSQIAKIQPKDQLVIGLATDGDADRIGLYDENGKFIDSHHILLLLIYYLHKQKGLSGKVVTTFSCTQKISELCKKYNLPHQVTKIGFKYICQIMLNEKVIVGGEESGGIAIIGNVPERDGIFIGLTIMEFMAKTGKKLSELVQTIYDEIGTFAMERYDLHVSESEKQHILTHCKNNAYTHFGNLQVKSIESIDGYKFHFENGEWVMIRPSGTEPILRVYAEASTLERAVDILNQTKNTILSQQNS from the coding sequence ATGACAGCACCAAAAATAATATTTGGTACAGATGGCTGGCGAGCTATTATAGCCGAAGATTTTACTCTGCAAAATTTATCTCGCGTAGCCAAAGCCACAGGTTTGTGGATACGCAAAAATTATCCAAACAAATTGACAGTTGCCGTAGGATACGACTGCCGATTCATGGGTGCAAAGTTCGCACAGCACGTAGCAGATATACTTAGCCAAATGGGAATACGAGTTATTTTAAGCACGGATTTTTGTTCTACGCCAATGGTTTCTTTGGCTACGGTTCATTTTAATTGTGCCGCAGGTATTATCATTACTGCCAGCCATAATCCGCCTGAATATAACGGCTACAAAATAAAAGGTTACTTCGGCGGTCCTGCCACACCTGAAATGATTAGCGAAATAGAAAGTCTGATTGACACACCTATTGATACAAACTTCAGCCCTGCTGGTATTGAAAAAGAAAACTTTGAAACACTCTATCTTAATCACCTCAAACAAAATTTTGATATTGAACTTATTAGAAAAAAGATTCACGTGGTTTACGACGCAATGTACGGCGCAGGGCAACGAGTATTACAACATTTAGGACTGAATGGCACTTTTTTACGCTGTGAGTATAATCCTTCTTTTATGGGGCAAGCCCCTGAACCTATTCACAAAAATCTTATTCAACTTTCTAAAACTGTATCTCAAATAGCTAAAATACAGCCGAAAGACCAATTAGTAATAGGCTTGGCTACTGACGGCGATGCAGACCGAATCGGCTTGTATGATGAAAATGGAAAATTCATAGACTCACATCATATTTTACTGCTGCTCATTTATTACCTTCACAAACAAAAAGGCTTATCTGGCAAAGTAGTTACTACTTTTTCTTGCACGCAAAAAATTTCAGAATTATGCAAAAAATACAATTTACCGCACCAAGTTACCAAAATTGGATTCAAGTACATTTGTCAAATTATGCTAAACGAAAAAGTAATTGTAGGAGGTGAAGAATCGGGAGGTATTGCAATTATTGGCAACGTTCCTGAACGTGATGGAATTTTTATAGGTCTGACGATTATGGAATTTATGGCTAAAACAGGTAAAAAACTTTCTGAACTTGTTCAAACTATTTACGATGAAATAGGTACTTTTGCTATGGAGCGTTACGATCTACATGTTTCTGAAAGCGAAAAACAACATATTCTCACACACTGTAAAAATAATGCTTATACGCATTTTGGCAATTTACAAGTAAAAAGTATAGAGAGTATAGATGGATATAAGTTCCATTTTGAAAATGGAGAATGGGTCATGATACGCCCTTCTGGCACAGAACCTATTTTACGAGTATATGCAGAGGCATCTACTCTTGAACGAGCTGTGGATATTCTTAACCAAACAAAAAATACTATTTTATCTCAACAGAATTCTTAA